The sequence GAGGCGGAGCACCCGCTCCTGATCGGGGCCGAAGCCCTCTTCGGAGACCAGCTGCGCGCGACGTTTTCCGGCCTTGGAGTAGAACGGCTCGGTGCGGCTCGCCTCGGCGAAGGCCTCTTCGAACCGGTGGCGCTGCGTCTGGTCGACGGCGATGACGGGACGGTCGCCGTTGCCGCGGACCAGCAGGTGCGGCACGGAGGCGTCCTCGAGGACGCGCTTGACGAAGACGAGGTCTTCGAGCATGGACTGCTGAGGGGTCAGGTGGCCGTTCACGAGCGTGAACTGGCCTTTTCGCAGGACGATGTCGCCGCGATCGAGGCCGCCGGAGGACGGGCGGGGGGTGAGAAGAGGACTCTCCGCCGAGCCGACGATCTCGCTGCCCATTCAGACTCCGTTCCTGCGCGGCCCGGGTGGCCGAAACACTGCAATCCCCTGATTTTACTCTGACCGGATGTGATCTCGGGACGCCGCTGCCACGAGGCCTCTCGGTGCTGGCCGGCTAGCGCCTGCGGGCAGCCGTCCGGCCGGGCGCGGGAGCCGGAGCATCCGGAGCAGGCACCCGCACGCGGATCGCCGTCACCACGAATACGACGGCCGCCAGGAACTGCAGGATCAACCACGGCTTCCCGGTGATCGGGATCACGTAGACCGGGTTCCACAGCACGACGATCGCGGCCAGGAACGGCAGATACCCCCAGGCGCGGCCGCGGAAGGCGAAGACGCACAGGATGGCGGCCAGGATCGCGACGACGTAGCGGAACACGACGAAGATGGTCGTGTCGACGAGCGACGCGCCCGCCACGAGGGCGATAGCCCCGAGGAGACCCGGAGCCAGCGCGGGGCGCAGGAACGCGGCCTTCTCCGGTGTGGGCATGCCCCCGAGTCTACCGGGCGGCGGTCAGCGGATGATGCGGATCGGGCGGCTCATCGGCGGCTCGCCGCGGAGCCGCTCGAGGGCCGGTCGG is a genomic window of Frondihabitans peucedani containing:
- a CDS encoding DUF6804 family protein; the protein is MPTPEKAAFLRPALAPGLLGAIALVAGASLVDTTIFVVFRYVVAILAAILCVFAFRGRAWGYLPFLAAIVVLWNPVYVIPITGKPWLILQFLAAVVFVVTAIRVRVPAPDAPAPAPGRTAARRR